A window of Solea senegalensis isolate Sse05_10M linkage group LG20, IFAPA_SoseM_1, whole genome shotgun sequence contains these coding sequences:
- the LOC122786874 gene encoding glutathione S-transferase A-like, translated as MAKEMTLLWGSGSPPCWRVMIALEEKNLQGYKQKMLSFEKMEHKSEEVMKMNPRGQLPAFKHGEHVLNESYAACLYLENQFKSQGSKLIPECPAELAMMYQRAFEGQTLAQKMADVIYYNWKVPEGERHDSAVKRNREALSAELKLWEGYLQKGSGCFLAGKCFTMADVIVFPTIAYVFRFGLSEERYPKLAAYYNCLKDRPSIKKSWPPTWQESQGQETLKDL; from the exons ATGGCCAAGGAAATGACTCTGCTGTGGGGCTCCGGCTCTCCTCCCTGTTGGAGGGTGATGATCGCCCTCGAGGAGAAGAACTTACAGGGCTACAAGCAGAAAATGTTATCCTTTGAGAAAATGGAGCACAAGTCTGAGGAGGTCATGAAAATGAACCCCAGGGGTCAG CTTCCTGCTTTCAAACATGGGGAGCATGTGTTGAATGAATCCTATGCTGCCTGCCTTTACCTGGAG AACCAGTTCAAGTCCCAGGGGAGCAAGCTGATTCCTGAATGTCCTGCAGAACTGGCCATGATGTACCAACGCGCATTCGAGGGGCAAACACTTGCTCAGAAAATGG CGGATGTCATCTACTACAACTGGAAGGttccagagggagagagacacgaCTCTGCtgtgaagagaaacagagaggctCTGAGTGCTGAGCTGAAGCTGTGGGAGGGTTACCTGCAGAAG GGTTCAGGCTGTTTCCTGGCAGGAAAGTGCTTTACCATGGCTGATGTGATAGTTTTTCCAACCATCGCTTATGTCTTCCGTTTTGG GTTATCTGAGGAACGTTACCCCAAACTGGCAGCTTACTACAACTGTCTGAAGGACCGGCCCAGTATCAAAAAAAGCTGGCCACCCACCTGGCAGGAGAGCCAGGGACAGGAAACTCTGAAAGACCTCTGA